AGGGGCTCGGTTCCCTCTCTTTACCAATAATCCACACCCATTTCCTCAGGTGATTGAATGTTTCTCTTGATATctaatttattgattatttgataTGTGGGTTCTTCTTTTACCAATCATTCTTGTCTTGTCTTGACAAACTacttctttttgtttcaaaagttTCCAATTCCAAGCAGGAGATCAAGTAAGCTCAATTTTCGCTCAAAGGGTTTTACCCCTTTTGCCCGGTATGCTCAATCACAGCAGGATCTTTTCTCTTCTCGCCTCCAAGGTTGGTCACTATCACTTCAATGGTCACATAATGAAATTAGGAATTTACCTGTTTACGTTTACCTATATATTCCACCAGTATATGAAGTTTTGATGAACTTGCTGTCACTTCTTCTGGTTTTAGCTGTAGTTATACTTCGTTATTGAAAACTAATGTATGTTATACTATCAGACGGTATTGAAAACTTGCCCAAACTTGTGGAGGATATTGTTCAGACATCTATCAATACCGGTCCACGTGGAGCCCTAAGGCTGGCTCAAGGTATTCAAGCATTTCTTGGAGTTGGTGGCGAGTGGCTGGCAGATGCATCAAAGGTAGTTTGCGCTTCagtagttttctttcttttttactgtgacacaaataaataaataataaaacaattccAGTTTTGCATACAATGTATGGATAACTATCTCGTTTGCTAGCACTTCTGCTTTTCATGTAGCATGCCTGGAAACTAATCAGAGATgtaatttgttgatttgttaGTCAATTGATTACATTGTGAGAACTGGTTAAGCCTATGAGATTGTAGAAAATTGAACGATTATTTctagtatgtttgttttccttttgacaaGACTCTAGTTGTCGAGGTTGGAATTCCTGTCTTCTCCAGGAACTAGAGTTAATTTTTCTGACTGGTAGCAGTATTGCTCGTGCAAACTTGACTGTGAAACTCTTCCTTTTACAGCATATTTATCTCTTAAATTCCATGTATGGCCTCCAACATAATGCAACCAAGTTCTTCAGTGATTCCTGTGGTCAGGACTGAGAGGTTGAAGGTTAATCCACTTAGTTGAATGGGATCAAGCATGGCTTACAATTGCAGTGGGTGATTAAGACTCAAGGATTCTGTTTTAACATAGTATAACCTAGCTGCATAGTGGATGCAAAATTATTCCAGCTTCAGTTCCTTCTGGTATTACATCATTTAAAGCGAAAATATGATGCAGAAAGAAGGTTGAAATTCTTCTTTCAACTTGCATCATTCCTAGTTGCCATTCTGTCTCCATATGATGATGATTTTGGGACTTCATTTTTCAGTCCTATTCTCAGAACTTTTACTATGAGAGATCCTTTTTCCTAGATGTTTTTCCAATCAGATTTTGGGTGTGCCTTAGTAAGATACTGTTGCTGGTTTCTCTCTCTACTGTCCTAGGGTATAACTTggattcttatttgtttttccacTAGTGAGAATGACAGTAATTTTGCATGACATCTATATTTAGAACCCAATGCTTGCAAATTATATTGTTCGTAGATGCTAGTGCATTAAACTCGTGTAAGTTCTTACGCTACCTCTATATTGATGTTTCTTTGCAATCATTTGGGAAATCCATAAGATGCTTCCTTAAGCTAGTGCCCATTCTTTGCAACTCCTGTGGCAACATGCAGATTGTTGTTTCTTGCATTGCCTATTTCTATTGAGTTGCAGTTCCTCTAGATGGCTACTGGAACGATATTATTGTCATTGTAAAAGAAAGGGTATACATGCATCAATGATTTTCTGATGGCAACAGGGAATCTATGGAAGCAATTATGGTATATGAAGCATGACAGAATAGAGGATTGGTTGGCATTATAGAGATATTAAACCTCATGGTTATATCACaatttcttacatttttttttctctttgaactTTAGGGAACAGAACAATGAAAAAATGAACATTTTGAGGAAGAGTAAATAGTTGACTATCAGCACATGAGAGTGCATTTAGATGAGCATCTATTTAAAGAAAGCCTCATTTCATCTGGATCAGTTCTTGGAAGAGAGCTGAGGATGGGAAATTTGTTCAGTTTGTTGCTTGCTTTATATATTCCTTTTTACTTAGTTTTCTTTCTCCAAATCCCATGGATGACATCACTATTAGTGTAAGTTCTGATAGAAGCGTCTTTTTGTATGATAggttaaaaaaagttgtataaTTCATACTATTTTTTTGACCTCCTCATCCCTCTACTATTTGCAGTCTACAAATTCTTCTGCTGGATTACCAACCCAAATGCAGCTTGGATTACTTTCTCCACAATATTTGAGGAGATTGTTTGAACGCATGGGAGCAACCTATATTAAATTAGGTCAGGTAAGTCATAGTATATTTCAaaaagtttcttcttttttgattgTTCAATGCTGCTTAAGTTTGTCAACAATTTTGTTCCTCTTattccataaaaattaaatcttctaTCCTTGTTTCTATTACACTTCTTTTTAATCTTCCTGGCAGATGCTATTTTTCCACTAATGCTTTCCTATCATGTGTTTTGCTAGTTCATAGCATCTGCACCTACCTTGTTCCCAGCAGAATATGTACAAGAATTTCAGAACTGTTTCGACAGAGCTCCTGCAGTTCCTTTTCAAGAAATTCAAGCAATCTTGCGTGAGGAATTAGGAAGACCAATAGACAGTGTGTACGAATATGTTGACCCAACACCAGTTGCCTCGGCCTCAATTGCACAGGTAAATACTCttcttccctttcctttttCACATCTATTTTGTGTATTTCCTTGGAGTGCACTATCCCTCTCTCATATTTTCATTTCTTACTCGTATATTTGACATGCTCAAAATTTGAATATAATGCCCAGGTTCATGCTGCAAGGCTCAAGGGCTCTCAAGATGATGTAGTTATAAAGGTCTTGAAACCTGGAATAAAAGATATCCTAGTGGCAGATTTGAACTTTGTTTACGTTGTTGCTCGCATATTGGAGTTTTTAAACCCTGAACTCAGCCGTGCATCACTGGTATGATGTTTGTTCATCAGTTTTTGCAAGTGATGAATTAGTTGCTGTCTTGAGAGTAAACTTCTACACTTCCAAGTCCTTTTATCACTATATTTTCCCAATGTTGAAATCCTGGAAACTTTTAAGTGTTTATCCATCTTAATGACATACAAAAAGATACTTATTCATCCAGTGGCATATTGGGGTTTTGCATTTATTGACCTCCCTGATGTATTATTGTGGAGGAAGCAAGCATATATTTGTTTCTGAGCGTGTCTgttaattaaattcttgaagtttcttttctttcgtaAGTTATATCTCCTCTCGGTAGGTTGGTATTGTCAAAGACATAAGAGAGTCCATGCTTGAAGAAGTCGACTTTTATAAGGAAGCTGCAAACATCGAGGCCTTTAGGAGTTATTTGGAAGCTATGGGACTTACAAGGCAAGCTACAGCTCCAAAAGTATACCAGCACTGCAGTACCAAGCGAATTCTTACAATGGAGAGGCTATATGGAGTGCCTCTCACTGACCTGGACTCTATAAGCTCACTTGTTTCTAGTCCAGAGACCAGTCTTATAACTGCCCTCAATGTGTGGTATGACATCCGTGATCCACATGCTTGTGAGATTTCATGTTAATCTTAAGAATATCGTATCAGGTTTTTGAATGTAAAACTGATCATACGAAATTTCTTGTCCAGGTTTGGTAGTTTACTTGCATGTGAAACTTTCCATGCAGATGTTCATGCTGGCAATTTGTGGTTGTTACGCGATGGCCGCATTGGGTTTCTTGATTTCGGTAAAAATTTTATGTGCATCAAGTTGATTCATGATTTAGTTTCCAAGAAATACAGTTTTAGGCATCCGTTTTACTGAATGTTTGTGCATAGCTTGTTATACTCTACATTCAATGACCGGATTTCCAACTCATTATTGGATTTGATTACCAGCCTGTACTGGTTGCTTAGAGGACTTTGTTATTACAGCAAATGGTTACCTAAGTAGGTTTTCTGCAAATCTTCCCTGTGCTAAAGTGGCCCATCTGCTACAACAATGATAGAATAATAGTTGAGAATTTTAATATCACTGTTGACTTCTCTCTATCTGAATTTCATCAGAAAAGTAAACATGGAAGTtccttttttttcagtttagagATGGATTGACAAAGGTGGGACCTGAACCTAAGACCTTGcccctctttctttttgtaagaGTGCTACTTGTGCTACAAGCTCATTGGTGACATGGAAGTTAATCTTGTATCTTTACCCTAGCTTCTGAAAAGACATGTCTGTCATATTGATTGGGGCCAAAGTATCATAAACGATTATTAGATGATATATTGTACTGTGTAGAACTATTTCTGCAGATTCATGGTGCATCCCTTCATTGCAGAACCTTTTTTAATGGGTCATTTATACCACTTAGTACTATAGATCTAATGTAAATGGTACCTCAGGTTGGTGATGGTATGATCTGGAGCATTTACAGCATATTTAATGAGAGCTGACCAACTATTTACATGAATTTAAGCCATCTGTCATATAACTCAAGTGGAATCCAATCTACAGGAATTGTTGGTCGCATATCCCCAAAAACATGGACTGCTATGGAAGTGTTTCTCGCGTCAATTGCAACCGAAGAATATGAGTCAATGGCATCTGCCTTGATTGAAATGGGTGCCACAGACAAGGATGTGGATGTTATGGCCTTTGCCAAAGACCTGGAAAAGATATTCTCATCAATACAGGCAAACATCAATACTctaaatactcattttttgaaatttattggaACTGCTTTAAAATGCTCTTTTTTACTCTAATGCAGGATTTGGATACTGAATTAATCGTTGCAACTGCCAGGGATAGAACTACAAATGCAACTGCTGTCTCTGCCAATGTTGTTGTTGACGAGAGGCAGATGAATGCACTCTTTCTTGATGTGGTAAGCTGATCTCATTAATCACTTCAACCAAAATATATGATGAGTTAAGTTTGAACATTTTCTAAATAGATGCAGTGCAAACTAAATCAATGTGATAGATTACAATTTTTCTGGCAATTAAGTTGTGATGTTAGGACAGTGTTTGTCATATGAGACCCATTGATGGATTTACAAAAAACTAAATCTCCTAGCAAAATTATTGTGCACCTAAGTAgtgtaatgataaaattgccCTTTAATCATAAAACCTTTGAATTAGGCATTGGGGTCAATACAGTCTTCACCAtgattcaattgtcattttCAATTTATGCGGGgacaaattaatctttttattttttttggcacaGTAAAATGATTTAGTTacctctaaaataaaataagaaaattaaactcATGTCCAAGGTTTTTTTagtctctttttatttttttagcacaataaaataacttaataaccCTTAAAGACAATCTACTAAGCTATCTTTCCAGGGCCTTTTCTTCTATTcatcttggtttttttggtcACTATCAAGTTGACTTGggtgtatttttgtatttgaataaatattaaatattattaaaaaaaacattgcattcaCTAGTAGGGCTGTCTAGTGACTAAACGCCATCTTCTGCGGTGGCGCGTGGCCAACGACCTTCTAGTTTGGCGTCGacgacctttttttttcttcattattttctcttctacCCTTGATTTCCACGCTTGCTCTTTCAAAATTTCTAAGCAACCCTTGTTATTCCTTCAAATTtagtctctgtttttttattactatttattttattttgaataatttataaaattgaaattctttttcattttcattcctttttcatttttttaattttaaaaatttcggtttccattcttttgatttctatttgttttatttgagataattttttaagttgatttttttcttcatatcaaattctcattcttttgatttctattttatttaatttgataaatttcttaaattcatttttttttccggatttcatccttcaacattaaattggtaaattgatcttttttattGAGTTCTAGAGATTAACTCAAGTTTATGAGGTTCGCTCGGGtttgcgtgttttttttttttttccttttttttaagctcatgttttcttggttttatcATATAAcatttattcaattggaaattGGGTTCtgttactttatttattttatttctattgaatttttcattcattttgaaaatgattctggttatcttggttttttttatttgttgttatttattggATTTACTTTGtcaaagtttttaaattgatattttttttatttaatactttaacattagattgattagaattttttttttcagtttcatcttttaaagttggagtttttttttatatcgagCTTCAtgatggttttaattttttttattcgtttatCTTAGTCCCATCACTTAGACCACATATTTGGTTGGTTAGCTTGaattgactcggtttttttaggattctttttaatttaatattttttacattccatccttcaatattgagtttttttagaatttagtttcctaatttttttcggtttttattttattgagttatcCATGATCCAGGTTGCAGAGTTTAGTTGGCTTGTctggtttgcttttttttttttctatctttgttttttttaatttcatacttcTATGTTGGATTTCTTTTGAATTAgacttcaacttttttttttttaatttgttttctatctCATGATCTAGCTTGTATGTTTGGCATGCTCTCTTAGGTTAGGTTAGCTTAGgtcgttttgttttttaatttgattggcTGGATCTTAGTTTCGTCACCATTATCATTTTGgcacccttttttttgtttttttttttttttccaggttctcatgattcttttttgtttaaattggtCTATTTACTGTTGTTATCTGttcttttattatctaattaaattataccgACTTTTTCTCAGCTGGGTTTGTCCCGagtcaccttttttttttactttttaaaaacatgtttgcgTCGCtcgggtattttttttaaactgacAAAATGTTCAGGTCCAAGGCATGGTGCCGGCCCCCAAACTAGTTATCTCTTTAATAGGATGATAAAAAATGCATAAACCATCAAAATGCCCACTGTTTTGCCAGCAGTCAACAGGTCTGCCCTTCTCAGGATTTTGTTTAATCGCTATACCTGCAACCTGCAGGTGATGTTTGCAGAAGGATGGTGTTAGGTCAGGGTATATCTTAGGTTTTAACTATTTACCTATGGATAAAAAAGAAGTAGAATTTCATTTTGGGAAATCAAAAGACATCCATCCCAGAAACTGTATACAAAGTTCAGTAAAGACTGGTCAGTGGAGCTTGCTAAATTTGCAGAAAGTTCTGAAGTAGTTGCTAAGTGTAGTTACGAAGACCAGTTATTGAAGCAATCCTGATCCATGgcatcctcttcttctctcaaatcatttctctctcttgttCTATTACCAATAAtccatgtttaatattttttggcttGCAACAGATTCGGGTTAGTGAATCATATGGACTCAAATTTCCCAGGGAGTTTGCTCTTCTCATGAAACAGCTTCTGTATTTTGATCGGTACACCCGATTGCTGGCCCCCAACTTAAACATGCTTCAGGACCAGAGGATTTCCATTGTTTCAAATCGAGGAAGCAGATACAAGAACAGCTTCAGATGAATTTTGCATGTGTAGATAAATCTGCCGAGGGCTTTATGCTTGCCTCACCTTGTTTTGATTTCCTTGTAAATACAACCAGCAGAAAAGCTGCAAATCGAAGTTGAAATCGCAGACAATCAATAGGAATTGGATCTCTCCACACTACAGAAGAATGCACTTTTacattttcaatgtttttggtATTGAATTCGGAAGGAATGTAATTCTATAGTTGATCTTTTATTTCTACTTCATAAACATTTTTCTGTGTTTTAGCTTCCTAAGAAGCTCTGCACTCAGACTGCAAAAGGTGACA
This genomic stretch from Populus alba chromosome 19, ASM523922v2, whole genome shotgun sequence harbors:
- the LOC118035331 gene encoding uncharacterized aarF domain-containing protein kinase At5g05200, chloroplastic, encoding MAIISVSALRGARFPLFTNNPHPFPQFPIPSRRSSKLNFRSKGFTPFARYAQSQQDLFSSRLQDGIENLPKLVEDIVQTSINTGPRGALRLAQGIQAFLGVGGEWLADASKSTNSSAGLPTQMQLGLLSPQYLRRLFERMGATYIKLGQFIASAPTLFPAEYVQEFQNCFDRAPAVPFQEIQAILREELGRPIDSVYEYVDPTPVASASIAQVHAARLKGSQDDVVIKVLKPGIKDILVADLNFVYVVARILEFLNPELSRASLVGIVKDIRESMLEEVDFYKEAANIEAFRSYLEAMGLTRQATAPKVYQHCSTKRILTMERLYGVPLTDLDSISSLVSSPETSLITALNVWFGSLLACETFHADVHAGNLWLLRDGRIGFLDFGIVGRISPKTWTAMEVFLASIATEEYESMASALIEMGATDKDVDVMAFAKDLEKIFSSIQDLDTELIVATARDRTTNATAVSANVVVDERQMNALFLDVIRVSESYGLKFPREFALLMKQLLYFDRYTRLLAPNLNMLQDQRISIVSNRGSRYKNSFR